The DNA sequence GCCGATGAAACCTCGATTCCTGCTTTTACCTTTTATCGCCATTGTGTCTGTAGTGCTGCTACAGAGCTGCGCCGTTACCCGTAAGATAACCGCCGCCGAAATTCTATCCAATACAAAGCTGGATTTCGAGTACCTTACCCTGGATTCCGTACAGATTAACGATGACCTTTTCCCAAAGACCGGCCTTCTGGCTGGAGGACTCCTCCCCAACCCCCAGGTTGTGGCCCTGGTGCAGGACTTTGCCCGTGGTATCCTCGAAAAGGAACTGGGCTACATCGACATTACCGCTGGGGTAATTGCCAAAAGCAAGGACAAGGATACCCTCTGGATCCGCGAACTGCAGGCAACCCTCAAGCTGGACACCCTCATGGAACTGCCGATTATCCTTAAGGAATCCACAAAGATGGCTCCCGGAGACAACAAGCTGCAGCTTATCACGAGGATGCCCATCGACCGACGAATCTTTAAGCTCATGGATGTAAACACCTTGAACATAAAAGGTGTACTGACCGTTGCTCTTGACATGGACGGAGAGCCCGTGATGCTAGCCTTCGATATCGACCGACCGGTGACCCACGAAGAGAAGGTACAGCTAATGGACAACGCCCGCAACAGTATCCTGAACAACATTGTCAGCAACTGGGTCGGAGCCATAGATTTTTAACATCATTTTTCTCGATTTCAACATCGTAAATACCTAGGATTTTTATGAACCGCAACTTTGTTCCCGAGAATTTCAACGTTGACGACTCCAAGCAGGTGGAGGCCCTGTTCCAGCAGCTGCTGGACGAACAGATCCCCAATTCCGCCGACGCGCTCCGCGCCTGGATCATGAAGTGGAGCGAACTTGGATCCGTACTGAGCGAAGTCAGCTGCCGCCGCTATGTGGCCATGACCGTGAATACCAAGGACGAAGTTGCCGCCAAGGCCTATGAATCCTTCGTGGAGAACGTGGACCCAATCAGCAGCGAATTCGACGACAAGCTGAACAAAAAGCTGATGGCCCATCCTGCAAAGGACGCCCTTAAGAATGAATTCGGCGTATGGTTCAAAAGCATCCAGGTTTCTTTGGACTTGTTCAGCCCCGACAACATCCCGCTGGAAACTGAAGAAGTGAAGGCAGTGCAGGCCTACCAGAAGATTACTGGTGGCATGAGCGTTGAATTCGACGGTGGCGTAAAGACCATGCAGCAGCTTTCCGCCTACCTGGAACGCACCGACCGCGACCTTCGCGAAAAAGCCTGGCGTACCATGTGGGACCGCCGCCTGCAAGACAAGGATGCTCTGGACAAGTCCTTCGACGAGCTGTTCTCCATCCGAAACAAGATTGCAAGAAACGCCCACTGCAAGGATTACATCGACTATATCTACCTGGCAAAGCGCCGTTTTGACTACACTCCCGCCCACTGCCGCGACTTCCATGAATGCGTAGAAAAACTGGTATTGCCTCTGCTCAAGGAAATCTACAAGAAGCGCGCCGCCAAGATGGGACTTGAAAAGCTCCGTCCCTGGGATTTAGCAGTGGACCCGCTGAACCGCGCTCCCCTTACCCCGTACCAGAGTGGCGAAGAACTGATCGAGAAGGTGGACCAGATTTTTGAAAGCATCCACCCCCAGGCCGGCAAGTGGGCCCGCCAGATGCAGGCGCAGAAACTTATCGATCCGGATTCCCGACTGGGCAAGGCTCCCGGCGGATACCAGATCGGTTTTGACGAAAGCCGCCTCCCCTTCATCTTCATGAACTCCGCCAAGACGGACCGCGACATCTATACTCTGCTCCACGAATCCGGACATTCATTCCATCAGTTTGCACTTGCAAACCAGCCTATCCTCGCCTACCGAGACGTTCCTTCTGAGTTTGCAGAAGTGGCCAGCATGAGCATGGAGCTGATCGGCATGAGCAACCTGAAGCCCTTCTACGGAAACGACATTGCCTCTGCAGCCCGCAGCGCCGAAGGTGAACTTGAAGATGTAATCTGGCTGTTCCCCTGGGTTGCAAGCATCGACAGCTTCCAGCACGAACTTTACAGCCGCCCGAACCACACGGCCAAGGACCGCGAAGAAATCTGGCTCAAGATCATGGACCGCTATGACGCCGGCGTAGATTACTCCGGCCTGGAAAATGTCAAGGCAAACTTCTGGCAGAAGCAACTTCATTTGTTCGAATGCCCGTTCTACTACATCGAATACGGCATCGCCCAGCTGGGAGCCCTACAGGTCTGGGCAAACTTCAAGAAGGACCCGCAAAAGGCAATCGACGACCTGTTCAAGGCAGAAAGCCTGGGTTACAGCGTGTCTGTGCCCAAGATGTTCGAGACCGCAAACATCAAGTTCGACTTTACGGCAAAGACCATTGAACCCCTGATGCAAACCGTCTGGGATGAACTAAGCAAGTTCTAGCAACATTGGTACAACGCCGAACGTCATTCTGTAGGGAGCATCGCGACCGAATTTATCGAAGATCCAACAACAGAGGTTCGTAGCCCAACGTCATTCTGGAGGGAGCATCGCGACCGAATTTATCGAAGTTCCAACAACAGAGGTTCGTAGTCAAACGTCATTCTGGAGGGAGCGTCGCGACCGAATTTATCGAAGTTCCAACAACAGAGGTTCGTAGTCAAACGTCATTCTGGAGGGAGCGTCGCGACCGATAGAATCCAAAGCGTATTTTTTTTAGAAAAAATGCATTTTTTGTAGAAAAATACGCAAAATACCTTGACAAGCACCAAATTTAATTATATATTTGGCGCACATCCTTGGAGGGATGGCCGAGTGGTTGAAGGCGCACGCTTGGAAAGCGTGTTTACTTTACGGTAACGAGGGTTCGAATCCCTCTCCCTCTTCTAAACAAAACTTCTGAAATGTTTTGAACAAAGCATTTCAGATTTTTTCGTAAAGAAAACAACCTTAACTAGAGGTACATAAATGGCAGACGATCAGAGAGTTTATCTTGACGACATTTACGCAAGTGAAGAATGTCAGGGCTCTGTCTTCCGCGCAGTTGTTATGATGGCTCAGGAAGCTCGCTTCATCAACAAGCAGGCCGGTCAGGGTTACATCCAGCTGAACAAGAAGCCCACTACCATCGCAATGTACAAGTTCAAGGAAGGCAAGCTCTCCATTTCCGAAAAGAAGGCTGGCGAAGCTGATGCAGCAATCGAAGCCGCCGACGAAATCGAAATGACAGCAGAAAACGCAGCACAGGTCACCGCCGCTGCAGACGACGCCTTCGGCGAATAATCTCTAGCCAAACGGTTCAGAAATTGAGACGATCCTTCGGGGTCGTCTTTTTTTGTAATTGAAGCGATCCTTCGGGATCGCCTTTTTTGTTTAAGGCAAAAAGAAAACCGCCGGTCTGGAGGGACCGACGGCTTTATGTGTGTTCTATGTATGAAACTTAGGGGCTAGACCTGGGCTTCCTTCACGCGGAAAGCTTCGGGATAGGCTGCGGCAGCGCAAGCGTCGCAGAGCATGCGCCTACGTGCGTCGGCCGCAGTTGCAACGCGGATCTGCGTAGAGCAGTGAGCGCACTTTGCCAGGTAAACCACGGCCAGGCTGTTCTCGGGAGCGGCAACCTTGACGTTGTCGTCTTCGCCCTGGCGGCGAACCGTGTTACGGTACACCACCATGCCATCGGCCTTCTGGACCATTTCACGAATCAGGCTGCAGTTGAAGCTGCGACCCTTGCGGTTCTTCATGCGTACGGTAAACACGCTCTGGTCTACCGCGGCCGCCTGCTTTTGCCAATCTGCGGCATGGCGGTACAGGTCCGTAATGTAATGCCAGGTAATTTCGGATTCTTCGAAACCGAACATACGGCAGAAACGCTTGTTTGCACCAAGCAGACGGCCATGTTCGTTAACCTCGAAGTATGCCAAGTCTACGGTGTTCTTTTCGATGGTGATCATAATGCACCTCCTCTAAGATAGTACCGGTACAGTACATCGGCTGAAGTTATTGCTTTCGCACCCAATCGCACATCATCCAGCTTAAGAGCTACGTCTTCTTTACCAAAGAAAATCGGTTCGTCGGAAGATTCCAACTGCTTTACGGAAATCTCGGCCTGGTTGTCAAGTTTGCCGTTCAGGTAGATCTGCAAAGCGCCTTCGGACCATACAACCACAACGTGGGTCCATTCATTGAATTCTACAGCAGTCTTGGCTACAACCGCATTGGCGCAGCTAAGGGAATCGCCGGAACCGTCGGCCAGGAAGAATGCCAGGCTGGGCTTGTCGGCACCGCATTCACCGTTAACGACAGCCAGGCTAAAGACATCGCGATCGTCGGAATCGCCAAAGCCAAGCTTGCCCACGATGTTCTTGCGGTAGGAACCCTTGCCCACCAGGGAATCAATCTTCAGGACCGCTTCAAGAGTCATTTCGGTCAAGCTGTCCAGGGCGCCGTGGTCGTTCTCAATAACGCCGAACTGGCTTGCGGAACCAAGGGAAAGAGCCTTGCCGGAAACGCCTTCGCTCATCTTCTTCACGTCGTAAAGAAGGATCGCCTCGGTACGGCCGCGGGCGTCTGCAGTGGTAGCAAGGTCGCCACTGGCAGAAATGTAGTCCATGGGCCACCAGCTCACAAGGCCATATTCGGAAGACAGCGGCATAAGGATTTCGCTATTGCGACTGTCTGCAAACTGATCAAGCAATCCAGATTCAACGCCAGTCTGTTCACCGGCAACAGAGTTCAGCAAATCCATGGGAATAGGACCGCTGACAGAGCCGGACTTTCCGGAAAGTTGCAGCATGTAGTTGGCAGTGAGGTAGCGGGCCGGATCCGGGGACTGTGCCACGATGGCGTAGGAGCCCACAGGAATCTGCTCGAACTTGAACTTGCCCAGAGAATCGGTCTGGGTCTTCCAGCCGGAACCGGGCAGATAAACCTCGATACCGCTCAGGCTTTCCGCATCCAAAACCACACAGCCTTCGAAGCTTGCTGTCTCGGTAAGGGCAGCCTCGATTTCCTGGTTCTTGCCTTCGTAATTGATGGTGGCGTAGAACGCCAGGGAATCAGCGCTGGCGGAAATGCCATACACGCCCTGACGAAGCAACGGGAATGCAAACTTGCCTTCGGAAGACGTGGTATCCTCGAAAGCGATGGAATCAATCTTGGTATGGCGAGCAAGGACGCGGGCGTTGACCACCGGCTTACCCTTGGCATCGACCAGGATACCGGCCACCGTATTGGTCTCTTCGCTGACACCGCCCGCAACATTATTGTCGCTGGAGCAGGCGTAGAAAGCGGCAACCGCCAAAACGGAACCGGCAAAAAACTTTACGCAAGTATTCAGGGAGAACAAACGGAACTTATTCTGCATATTCTCCCCCTTCGGCAGCGGCAACCTGCTTGGTCAGCGGGAACAGCTGCACATTCAAACGGTAAACACGTTCGTTGCCGGAGTCTTCCATGACAATGGAACTGACACGGCGTCTGAAATCGGCAATTTCCTTCGCGATCTTGGCGAAGGCGTCTTCGGAAATACCGATGGTAAGACCGGAGATATCGCGTTCGTCGACAGGAACCTGGTCCAGGGACTGGACTGCCAGCTCACCCATCTGACGATGCATTTCACGGATAGCGAGACTTGCCACTTCTAGGCTACCCGTGGTAATGGACTTGTTGCCCTGCTTGAATTCGCCCTGCTCACCCTTTTCGAGGAGGCCGGTCTTCTGCAGGAGCTTAAGGGACTTCTTGACCTTGGCGGTATCGGCATCGAACATGACCTGTTCTGCCATCTTGGCGGGAGTGGCACCGTTCATGAGGGGAGCAACTTCGCGGATAACCGGATTGAGCCAGCTTTCGTAATAATCGTACTGGTCCTCGCCCACCACGGCGGTCTCGTTGTCCTTGGCCAGCTTGCGCATTTCGGCGAAGGCCTGCTTCTTTGCGGCAGAATCCTTCTCCTGGTTGAAACTGACCAGAAGCCTAAAGTACTGGAGGTCTACACCTACAAGGCCGATGGCGGAAGCCACACGTTCTACACCAGCTTCGCTGAGGTTAGCCTTGCCGTCGCAGACCAACTTTAAAAACACCGGGGAGGAATAACCAGCAGCCTTGGCAAAATCGCGCCAGGTAAAACCACTGCGGTCCTTGCGTTCCGCATAGTAGTCGCGCACGAAGATGCGAAAATTGTTGTATTCCATCACGGGTTTCATACATCCATAATATACATACTTGTATCTTGAAAGTCAACCAATTTATGATACAAAAACAAAGTTTTTAATTAAAAATCATCATTTTACGTACAATTAATTCCAAAAATCGCAGAAAATTAAGATACAAGGATACGGAAACACGTGACAAAACAGGCATAAAAATGCTATCTTTGCGCCTAGGGACGGACCTAGATATGGATAACGAACTGAAGAATCCCGAAAGCGGGATCAATAATGACGAAGCCGAAAAGGCAAAAATCGCGAGAATCAAGAGAATGCGTGGCTGGCTAGGCGTAAAAAGCGCCGGCATATCAGGCGGTCACGCCGACAGCTTCGAACCTCTCCTGCCCGGCGAAGGCCATTCCGGCTGGAACAGATAGTCCCTGCGCAGCATATAAAGCATGTAAAAAGTCCCGCGGAAAAACCGCAAGACTTTTTGATTTAAGCTCTAGTGGCTATTAGTCAAGATCCTTGACGACCATGATACCGCTGCGTTCGGTCTTGGGATACTGACGCATGCCTTCACCGCCCTTACCCTTGTCCAATACTTCAAGGAGCTCGCCCTTGGTGGAATAGAGATGAAGTTCCCACGGGCCGTTGGGCGCATTGAAGTAACCGGAGTTCTTCTGCACATTGCGCTGGAAGGTTCGGTTAAGACGGTCTGCAACACTGCGGGCCTGCACCAGGCTGATATCGGAAAGCATCCAGGAGATAGGAACGCCACCCATGTCGAAAATCAGCAAGGCGTCGTTATCGGTGTCTTCCTTCATGGTGAACTTCCAGCTGAAGTTCTGCCAGCTGGTACTAAGGTCAAGAATTCGGCCGTTTGCGTAGGGCGTATATTCCTCGCAGTCCTTCTTGATGTTCACATTCAAGGTACGGGGCTTGTCGGCCTTGGCGCGCATGCTGAAAACGTAGGTCACACCGTTACGCAGGGGGAAATGCTGCTTGAACTGCAGATTCCAGGATTCCTTGCCGCCCTTCTTGATATCAAACTTGGCGACACCATCCTGAACCTTGACCTCGGCCTGACCACCCCAGAAGTCGGTTACCCAGCCACTGAGTTGCTCTTCGGAGGAGAAATTACCATTCTGGATGATGTTTGCACCGGTGGAAAGAGAACCTGTGTTATAATCCTTGTTCTGGATAAAGTTGGGAATGATACTTGTATTCTGGATGCCGTTGGGACTATCCAGGCAGATTTCCTTACCCCAGCTGACCAGGGTATTGACAGAACCGTGGACGGTCATATCCATTTCGGGACTGTCGAAGTTGCCCGGACCCCAGCTCCAAGCGAGCCAGCCGATATCAAGACGTTCGGCTTCGGACATAATGAACTTGTATGGAATGGCCTTGACGCCACCCACAGCCACCGGAGCGAATTCACCGATAACCAGGGGAAGCTTGAGTTCTACAGATTTCTCGAGAGTGCCGCGAACGCGATCTTCAACTGTGGCGTAGCCGGTCTTTTCGGCATCGTGACGTTCGGAAGGCCACCACATGTGAATGGAGAACAGCAAGTTATGTTCCGGATCGGCCTGCAACAGACGGGGGCCGACCTCCAGAAGATTCTTTTCGCTCTGACCCCACATATCAGCGTCGATCATGATAGGAACGCGGATATTGGCGGCACGCATGCGGGTAACAATCAGGGAGTAGACATCAAAGAACTCAGAAGGATCCTGTTCTTCGGCACCAGGCTCATTACCGATATTGATAATCAGGTACTGCTGGTGATTGAAGATCATCTGCAAGGTTTCTTCGCGAGTCCAGAATTCCAATGCTTCGTGGAGACGGTCCCAGTTGCCCGTGGTATCGTGAATTTCGGGAATGGGAATCATACCGTTGGTGATGCATTCAGTAATGATATGGTCCAGGTCGCTGATACGGCCTCGGGTGTTCCACACGATTCGGACGCAGTTTGCACCGGTCTTTGCAATTTCAGGAATGGTCTTTCCTTCGCGATCAGTCCAGATGAACATGTGGTTGATGCCGCGAAGAACGACCTTTTCGTTGTCCTTGCTGTAAAGGAATCTATCTTGAACAAAGAAGCCGGGTTTTACAGACGTCAAATTCATGAATGCGTACTCCACTTTTTACACTGTAAAGATATAATTATTTGGCTAGAATAACCATAATAAACATAAAATTACGCAAGTACTCGTTGTGAAGCATTCATCTTCGCCACTTCGGACGGAAGAGCCACTGCAAAAGGTTGATTTTGGGGCTTCTGGAGACTCGTTTGAGGTTGCCGGGACCGCGACATGCCGCCCAGTCCGGAGGCCGCCATGCCAATTCCGGAGGCCGCCAGGCTCTGAGGGCCGTTGCGTTCAGTCAGATGTTTCCAGTAACGTACAGGCAGACACCGCCTGAGGAGCTTAGGATTTTCTCGTTCCTTGATGGCTATGACATTGTAGTAGTCCCGCCATAGCTGAGAAAGTTCGTCGGGCGGCATGCCTGCCCTGACTGCCTCTATGCTGGGGACGGTTACCATCTGGGCGGAACGCCCGTCGTAATAGACCCCGTAGTCACGCTTGGAATCGTAAATTGCCCAGCGCTCGTTGGCGAAACGACCGCGGAAGTGGGCGGTCATCAGCTCCACTATGTCGTACTTGGGCTCGATTTCGGCAAAGTAGGTTCCGTCGGAAAGCTTATCGAACCGAACCATCCCCAGCATGTCGCCCGCTTCGCGGCGGACCGACTGGGCAATCATATACAGCGGAAGCATTTCCTTGGACGTCGGATTCTTGGCGTAATTAGGGTCGATGCCAGCGAAAAGCTTGCGGAGGTAGGCCAACATCTTCATCTCGATGCCGGCTTCCTCCGAACGGAAGACAATGTTGAGCAAGTTAAGGATCTCGACCCCGGCCGCGTTGACGATAGCCCGCTTAAGCCTGCGGGCCGATTCATCGGAAGTTTCTACCTTAAACGGCTGCATGAACAAGTCCGTTGCCTGGGCCTGCGCGCGGTCTGGAAGGATTTCACCCACCTGCAGACGCTGTCGATAAACCTCGAAGACAACGCTGAGGAAACCGTCAAAAGTTGAATCATACGTAATAGAAAGCATAATATTTCATTATCCCGCTGGTTATTGGCCGTAGGAATCCTAGGCAATCAGGTTCAAAGGTTGGCTGAACAAGTCCAGCTGAATAGGTTTGTTTTGCTGCACAAGCAAGGGGCGCACCATCTCGGGATAAAGCCGTCGCAAGTACGCAGGCGTATCGGGATGGTAAATGAAGTACTTGGCGCGCTTCATGGCCACACCCATCTTTTTCAGGTCGTCCAACCGTATTTTGCCATACCGCCGGCCCGAGGCAATCAGTCTTGCCGACTTTACGCCGATTCCAGGCACCCGTAGGAGCATTTCGTAATCCGCCGTCTGGATGTCAATGGGGAAAAACTCAGGATGCCGCAAGGCCCAGGCCACTTTCGGGTCCAGTTCCAGATCCAAATTCGGATGGTCCTTGTCAAGAATCTCGTCGTAATTGAACTTGTAGAATCGCATCAGCCAGTCGGCCTGGTACAGCCTGTGTTCGCGAACCAGCGGGGGCTTTGTAGTAATGACAGGCAAACGCTTGTCGGCAT is a window from the Fibrobacter sp. genome containing:
- a CDS encoding M3 family oligoendopeptidase, coding for MNRNFVPENFNVDDSKQVEALFQQLLDEQIPNSADALRAWIMKWSELGSVLSEVSCRRYVAMTVNTKDEVAAKAYESFVENVDPISSEFDDKLNKKLMAHPAKDALKNEFGVWFKSIQVSLDLFSPDNIPLETEEVKAVQAYQKITGGMSVEFDGGVKTMQQLSAYLERTDRDLREKAWRTMWDRRLQDKDALDKSFDELFSIRNKIARNAHCKDYIDYIYLAKRRFDYTPAHCRDFHECVEKLVLPLLKEIYKKRAAKMGLEKLRPWDLAVDPLNRAPLTPYQSGEELIEKVDQIFESIHPQAGKWARQMQAQKLIDPDSRLGKAPGGYQIGFDESRLPFIFMNSAKTDRDIYTLLHESGHSFHQFALANQPILAYRDVPSEFAEVASMSMELIGMSNLKPFYGNDIASAARSAEGELEDVIWLFPWVASIDSFQHELYSRPNHTAKDREEIWLKIMDRYDAGVDYSGLENVKANFWQKQLHLFECPFYYIEYGIAQLGALQVWANFKKDPQKAIDDLFKAESLGYSVSVPKMFETANIKFDFTAKTIEPLMQTVWDELSKF
- a CDS encoding TIGR03915 family putative DNA repair protein, whose amino-acid sequence is MLSITYDSTFDGFLSVVFEVYRQRLQVGEILPDRAQAQATDLFMQPFKVETSDESARRLKRAIVNAAGVEILNLLNIVFRSEEAGIEMKMLAYLRKLFAGIDPNYAKNPTSKEMLPLYMIAQSVRREAGDMLGMVRFDKLSDGTYFAEIEPKYDIVELMTAHFRGRFANERWAIYDSKRDYGVYYDGRSAQMVTVPSIEAVRAGMPPDELSQLWRDYYNVIAIKERENPKLLRRCLPVRYWKHLTERNGPQSLAASGIGMAASGLGGMSRSRQPQTSLQKPQNQPFAVALPSEVAKMNASQRVLA
- a CDS encoding PAS domain-containing protein is translated as MITIEKNTVDLAYFEVNEHGRLLGANKRFCRMFGFEESEITWHYITDLYRHAADWQKQAAAVDQSVFTVRMKNRKGRSFNCSLIREMVQKADGMVVYRNTVRRQGEDDNVKVAAPENSLAVVYLAKCAHCSTQIRVATAADARRRMLCDACAAAAYPEAFRVKEAQV
- a CDS encoding TIGR02147 family protein, with the protein product MKPVMEYNNFRIFVRDYYAERKDRSGFTWRDFAKAAGYSSPVFLKLVCDGKANLSEAGVERVASAIGLVGVDLQYFRLLVSFNQEKDSAAKKQAFAEMRKLAKDNETAVVGEDQYDYYESWLNPVIREVAPLMNGATPAKMAEQVMFDADTAKVKKSLKLLQKTGLLEKGEQGEFKQGNKSITTGSLEVASLAIREMHRQMGELAVQSLDQVPVDERDISGLTIGISEDAFAKIAKEIADFRRRVSSIVMEDSGNERVYRLNVQLFPLTKQVAAAEGGEYAE
- a CDS encoding cellulase family glycosylhydrolase; its protein translation is MNLTSVKPGFFVQDRFLYSKDNEKVVLRGINHMFIWTDREGKTIPEIAKTGANCVRIVWNTRGRISDLDHIITECITNGMIPIPEIHDTTGNWDRLHEALEFWTREETLQMIFNHQQYLIINIGNEPGAEEQDPSEFFDVYSLIVTRMRAANIRVPIMIDADMWGQSEKNLLEVGPRLLQADPEHNLLFSIHMWWPSERHDAEKTGYATVEDRVRGTLEKSVELKLPLVIGEFAPVAVGGVKAIPYKFIMSEAERLDIGWLAWSWGPGNFDSPEMDMTVHGSVNTLVSWGKEICLDSPNGIQNTSIIPNFIQNKDYNTGSLSTGANIIQNGNFSSEEQLSGWVTDFWGGQAEVKVQDGVAKFDIKKGGKESWNLQFKQHFPLRNGVTYVFSMRAKADKPRTLNVNIKKDCEEYTPYANGRILDLSTSWQNFSWKFTMKEDTDNDALLIFDMGGVPISWMLSDISLVQARSVADRLNRTFQRNVQKNSGYFNAPNGPWELHLYSTKGELLEVLDKGKGGEGMRQYPKTERSGIMVVKDLD